The genomic DNA TTGTGCGTCGATATCTGCCCGACCGGAACCCTGCAGCTGTACGACGATCCGAAAAATAAATTCGGCGCCTCGGTGATCATCGATGCTCCCGATTACTGTATCGGTTGTAAAATGTGTGAACTGCAATGCCCCGATTTCGCCATTTTCGTGAATTACGAGGAAGCAAAAAAAGAAGGTGCCCAATGAGCCAACGCAAGGTCTTGCAAGGCAACATCATCATCGCCAAGGCGGCGCTGGCCGCCGGCTGCGATTTTTTCGCCGGCTATCCCATCACCCCTTCCT from Candidatus Aminicenantes bacterium includes the following:
- a CDS encoding 4Fe-4S dicluster domain-containing protein; amino-acid sequence: MEKEELKANQDAQERRGKKKPSPKKNKLTLVPLYCKGCGLCVDICPTGTLQLYDDPKNKFGASVIIDAPDYCIGCKMCELQCPDFAIFVNYEEAKKEGAQ